The Pseudomonas nunensis genome includes the window GCCGCCCTTCGGCGCCAGTGCCAGCACCGCCAGCAGCTCAGGCTTGGAGCCGGCTTCCAGGCCAATGGACACGTCTTGAGTGGCGATGATGTTCTCGATCACCGCTTCTTGCTGGTTGACCTTGATCGGGTACAGCGCGGTGTACTTGCTCTGGTATTCCAGGCGTTCGATGTTGGAATCGAACGCGCCGGTCAGCTGACGCACGCGGTCTTGCAGGATATCCGGGAAACGCACCAGCAATGGCAAGGACAAACCGCTCTTGCGCAGCTGGTCGACTTGCTCGAACAGGTCGATAGGCGAACTGGTCGGACCGTTCGGACGAACTTCGACGCGACCGGCGTCATTGATCGCGAAATATCCGGCCCCCCAATGGCGAATCCCGTAAACACTGCGGCTGTCCGCAACTGTCCATTGGCTGCCATCGTCTTTGCGTGTGCGTCTTACGGACATTGAAGTCCCCTATAAAGAAGTCATAGAGCGTCGCCTGGGTTCAGGCCGGCGCAGTCTAAAGTATGAAAATGACGGTTCGTCGACGAGGGATAGACCTCGCTGACTGCAGTGAGTTTAGAAACCAGTCAGAACAGGCTCTGTGAAAACCATGTGGGCGACGCCAGGCCTGCTGTCAGGACCGGATCAAGCCGAGGGTGGTTTTCACAGAGGCTGCTAGCCGCCGGACTTCTTCGCCTTGAAACCCAGTTTGATCAGCTCAGCCAAGAGTAGCTCGACATGATCGCCTTGGATTTCGATGATGCCGTCTTTCAACGCACCGCCGGTGCCGCAACGTTTCTTCAACGTGGTCGCCAGGGCCGTGAGCTCGTCGAGGGCCAACGGCACGCCGGTGATGGTGGTCACCGTCTTGCCACCACGGCCCTTGCTTTCGCGACGCACGCGAGCA containing:
- a CDS encoding translation initiation factor Sui1 is translated as MAKKAASFAALGGLVFSTDAGRHCPDCSKPVDACICKQTVIPAGDGIARVRRESKGRGGKTVTTITGVPLALDELTALATTLKKRCGTGGALKDGIIEIQGDHVELLLAELIKLGFKAKKSGG